One segment of Nostoc flagelliforme CCNUN1 DNA contains the following:
- a CDS encoding DUF1350 family protein: MVNAKLKLRFKPVSHSWVALHPQPKGVIQFIAGAFFGTFVPMIFYRYLLQCLYEQGYTIILLPFNFTFNHYVEAGFLMREQYEILPEIVRMASVAGYDYEAYLDDKNFSWIGHSLGCKYISLLEGFTALPPEPQDREKFIRNLLSYTSDESQIKSVIADINILFEELKQKIVEDRKLIYSYVGREIKINSLFIKGQVSVLLAPAIADTGSAIRPQFLADIIDNLGWGVKPTVEETRNLIKESGLFNIMGLVCFQSDNIAKLTCEWFTNVLKKPPQRFIKSLEGGHLKPLGIQLGKYVINLFDQPFIESVQERNRGFEHHVIQLLEQLKEE; the protein is encoded by the coding sequence ATGGTAAATGCAAAATTAAAACTGAGATTTAAACCCGTTTCTCACAGTTGGGTTGCTCTGCATCCACAACCTAAAGGAGTAATTCAATTTATTGCAGGGGCTTTCTTTGGTACATTTGTCCCCATGATTTTTTATCGCTATCTGCTTCAATGCCTATATGAGCAGGGATATACGATTATTCTTCTGCCGTTTAATTTCACTTTTAATCATTATGTAGAAGCTGGTTTTCTGATGAGAGAGCAGTATGAAATTCTGCCAGAAATTGTGAGGATGGCAAGTGTTGCAGGATATGATTATGAAGCCTATCTAGATGATAAAAACTTTTCTTGGATTGGACATAGCCTTGGCTGTAAATATATCTCCTTGTTAGAAGGATTTACTGCTTTGCCTCCAGAGCCTCAAGATAGGGAAAAGTTTATTCGTAATCTGCTATCTTATACTTCGGATGAGTCACAGATAAAAAGTGTTATTGCAGACATTAATATTCTTTTTGAGGAACTTAAACAAAAAATTGTAGAAGATCGAAAACTAATTTACAGTTACGTCGGTCGGGAAATCAAAATTAACAGTCTCTTCATTAAAGGACAGGTTTCTGTGCTATTAGCACCTGCTATTGCTGACACAGGGAGCGCAATTCGTCCTCAATTTTTAGCAGATATCATTGATAATCTTGGTTGGGGTGTGAAACCAACTGTTGAAGAAACCCGTAACTTAATTAAGGAGAGTGGGTTATTTAATATAATGGGTTTAGTTTGTTTTCAGTCTGATAATATTGCTAAATTAACCTGTGAGTGGTTTACTAATGTTTTGAAAAAACCACCTCAAAGATTTATTAAATCTTTAGAGGGCGGACATTTAAAACCTTTAGGTATCCAATTAGGTAAGTATGTGATCAATCTTTTTGATCAACCTTTTATTGAATCAGTTCAAGAGCGAAATAGAGGTTTTGAACATCATGTGATTCAATTACTTGAGCAACTGAAGGAGGAATAA
- a CDS encoding PAS domain S-box protein, producing MNIEKFIQRSETLHNRLADLYQTASVLPWISPDLLPQAFNELYNTSKVVQLAAEELHQQNEELIQTRNCLETERQYYQELFEFAPDAYLVTNTEGIIQEANFNAAKLLNVSKQFLVGKPMINFVPLEERQHLRNELIELSQSDRVKELLIRLQQRHGEFFDAALTVAVARNRQGKATSLRWVLRNISERKQLESTVVKNDSDLLYDRPVQKYSKGETIPLNPLVILYVCQGLVKLSTYCETGEEVLIGLATAEMVFGSSLTSLNIYQATALSDVELVSIYAAEIAASPNLSHILLPKINQRLRQTESFLVICGRRRVQERLHHLLQLLKQEVGETVPEGTRLSVRFTHEDIASACCTTRVTITRLIGKLQEEGIISFDLKKHMILKDFE from the coding sequence GTGAACATAGAAAAATTTATCCAACGCTCAGAAACATTGCACAATCGTTTAGCAGATTTATACCAAACTGCTAGTGTATTACCTTGGATTTCACCGGATCTGCTGCCGCAAGCTTTTAACGAACTCTATAACACCTCAAAGGTAGTGCAGTTAGCAGCAGAGGAACTCCATCAGCAAAATGAGGAACTAATACAAACACGGAATTGCTTAGAAACAGAACGCCAATACTATCAAGAATTATTCGAGTTTGCGCCTGACGCCTATTTAGTGACTAATACAGAAGGAATCATTCAAGAAGCTAACTTCAACGCAGCTAAATTGCTCAATGTTTCAAAGCAATTTTTGGTGGGCAAACCAATGATTAACTTCGTCCCTCTAGAAGAACGTCAGCATCTTCGTAACGAACTTATCGAACTATCTCAATCAGACAGAGTTAAAGAGCTATTGATACGCTTGCAACAACGTCATGGCGAGTTCTTTGATGCAGCTTTGACAGTGGCAGTTGCCCGGAATCGGCAGGGTAAGGCAACGTCTCTACGGTGGGTGTTACGTAATATTTCTGAACGGAAACAACTAGAATCAACGGTAGTCAAAAATGATAGCGATCTCTTGTACGATCGCCCTGTGCAAAAATATTCTAAAGGAGAAACTATTCCTCTTAACCCATTAGTAATTTTGTATGTTTGTCAAGGTTTGGTCAAACTTAGTACCTATTGTGAAACGGGTGAAGAAGTTTTAATAGGATTGGCAACAGCAGAAATGGTTTTTGGCTCTAGTTTGACATCTCTAAATATTTACCAAGCAACAGCCCTCTCTGATGTTGAGTTGGTGTCAATTTACGCAGCAGAGATAGCAGCTTCCCCCAACCTGAGCCATATCCTTTTGCCAAAAATTAATCAGCGCTTACGGCAAACAGAATCTTTTTTAGTCATTTGTGGAAGACGACGGGTACAAGAGCGCTTGCACCATCTATTACAACTTTTGAAACAAGAAGTTGGTGAAACTGTGCCGGAGGGAACTCGCCTAAGTGTTCGCTTTACTCACGAAGATATTGCTAGCGCCTGTTGTACTACCAGGGTAACAATTACACGATTGATCGGCAAATTACAAGAAGAAGGTATAATCAGTTTTGACTTAAAAAAACACATGATCTTGAAAGATTTTGAGTAA
- the egtD gene encoding L-histidine N(alpha)-methyltransferase — protein MSISKAVNRNVTSQNTVEKRLQIQRLVGATQIVAPSTGSDVVKGLTQTSKSLPPCYFYDDRGSELFEQICDLPEYYLTRTETTILQQYAGEIAKITGACELVELGSGSSTKTRILLNAYQQLDYPLHYLPIDVCAGMLESSAKQLLRDYPLLQVYALAGTYELALAKLLPTQLASRMICFIGSSLGNLTPNECDVFFSQITEALQVGEYFLLGIDLRKPKQILEPAYNDSQGVTAAFNLNMLEHLNQRFEGNFDTTQFEHWAFYNESEHQIEMHLRSLRSQIVELRALNLKVNFVLGETILTEISRKFDLNTIKQQLTAQGLLPLQVWTDPNQWFGLFLCQLQA, from the coding sequence ATGTCGATATCTAAAGCTGTCAACAGGAACGTTACTTCTCAAAACACCGTTGAAAAACGCTTGCAGATACAGCGTTTGGTAGGAGCAACTCAAATAGTTGCTCCTAGTACTGGGAGTGATGTAGTCAAGGGATTAACTCAAACATCTAAATCTCTACCCCCCTGTTACTTTTATGATGACCGTGGTTCTGAGCTATTTGAGCAAATCTGTGATTTACCAGAATATTATCTCACACGCACAGAAACGACGATTTTACAGCAGTATGCTGGCGAAATTGCTAAGATAACTGGCGCTTGTGAATTAGTAGAACTTGGCAGTGGCAGTTCTACTAAAACCCGCATTTTACTAAATGCCTACCAGCAGCTAGACTATCCCCTGCACTACTTACCAATTGATGTGTGTGCAGGTATGTTGGAAAGTAGCGCCAAGCAGTTATTAAGAGACTATCCCTTACTGCAAGTTTATGCTTTAGCAGGAACCTATGAATTAGCCCTTGCAAAACTCCTACCGACGCAATTAGCCAGCAGGATGATTTGTTTTATTGGTAGTAGCTTAGGTAATCTTACACCTAATGAATGTGATGTATTCTTCTCTCAGATTACAGAAGCCCTACAAGTAGGCGAGTATTTCTTGTTGGGGATAGATTTACGAAAGCCGAAACAGATTTTGGAACCAGCTTATAACGATAGCCAGGGAGTGACGGCAGCATTTAACCTCAATATGCTGGAGCATTTAAATCAACGGTTTGAGGGAAATTTTGACACCACCCAGTTTGAACACTGGGCATTTTACAATGAAAGTGAGCATCAAATAGAAATGCATTTACGCAGCCTGCGATCGCAAATTGTAGAATTACGCGCTCTTAACCTCAAGGTTAATTTTGTACTAGGTGAGACTATCCTCACCGAAATTTCCCGCAAATTCGACCTCAATACAATCAAGCAGCAACTCACCGCACAGGGTTTATTACCTCTCCAAGTGTGGACAGATCCAAATCAATGGTTTGGTTTATTCCTCTGTCAGCTGCAAGCATAA
- a CDS encoding CPBP family intramembrane glutamic endopeptidase produces MFKLNQNQNALLALLLLVPVPSIGVATQLYMLPGLKGHLVALLSKIWMLLLPTIWLLFVDKDNLKVQYPKRRDLLAGFGLGLLMLCIMLIVYWLLGANWIDVKYVRDKATQVGLDSFAVYLVGSAYWIFVNSLLEEFVWRWFVYRKCEMLVSSPLAVVLSALFFTIHHIVGLAAYFDWRVTTLCSFGVFLAGAIWSWCYLTYCSIWPGYISHIFADIAIFLIGWQLIFA; encoded by the coding sequence ATGTTCAAACTTAACCAAAATCAAAATGCACTACTAGCTCTGTTATTGCTTGTGCCAGTTCCGAGCATTGGTGTTGCAACTCAATTGTATATGCTCCCCGGCTTGAAAGGACATTTAGTAGCTTTATTATCTAAAATCTGGATGTTGTTACTACCCACTATTTGGTTGTTATTTGTCGATAAAGATAATTTAAAAGTTCAATATCCTAAAAGACGCGATTTGTTAGCTGGATTCGGATTAGGGCTACTGATGCTATGCATCATGTTGATTGTTTATTGGCTGCTGGGCGCAAATTGGATAGATGTTAAATACGTTCGTGATAAAGCAACACAAGTTGGATTGGACAGTTTTGCGGTTTACTTAGTAGGTTCAGCGTACTGGATATTTGTCAATTCTTTACTTGAGGAATTTGTCTGGCGTTGGTTTGTCTATCGCAAATGTGAAATGTTGGTATCTAGTCCTTTAGCCGTAGTACTTTCTGCACTGTTTTTTACGATTCATCACATTGTTGGTTTAGCAGCTTACTTCGACTGGCGTGTGACAACATTATGCTCATTTGGCGTGTTCCTAGCAGGGGCGATTTGGTCATGGTGCTACTTAACTTATTGCTCAATCTGGCCTGGATATATCAGCCATATTTTTGCAGATATAGCAATTTTCCTGATTGGCTGGCAACTTATTTTTGCTTAA
- the glpK gene encoding glycerol kinase GlpK has translation MHILGNTTPSLGYILSLDLGTTGNRAFVFNADGKIVGQAYKELTQYYPQPGWLEHDPQQIWQDTCWVMQTAISNAQIAPSAIAALGLTVQRETYLIWDKTTGKPLHRAIVWQDRRTAPLCHQLQEQGYANEIYDRTGLIIDAYFSATKLRWLLDKFTDVDLNNVLAGTIDTWVLWNLTGGIHATDHSNASRTMLMNLKTCDWDENLLELFQIPAHILPQIQPSLGVFGVTDATLLGAEIPITAILGDQQAALFGHGCDRPGLMKCTYGTGSFLVAHTGDQIVRSHHQLISTVAWTQANLRGTLDVGYALEGSMFTSGACIQWLRDRLKLIKTAAESEAMANQVRDNGGVYFVPAFSGLGAPYWDMSARGAFFGITASVQPEHLVRAVLEAIAYQVLEVVQAINASSSTPVGRLTVDGGACENNFLMQFQADVLGIPVERPIMRDTTVQGAAFAAGLAIGFWESYEALVQQRQIERVFEPGSDAPLSNFATWQKAVKRTLAWEE, from the coding sequence ATGCACATACTTGGCAACACAACTCCATCATTGGGCTACATCTTATCACTGGACTTAGGTACAACAGGCAACCGCGCCTTTGTGTTTAACGCAGACGGCAAGATTGTTGGGCAGGCATACAAAGAACTAACTCAGTATTATCCTCAGCCGGGATGGTTAGAACATGACCCTCAACAAATCTGGCAAGATACATGTTGGGTGATGCAAACCGCAATTAGCAATGCCCAGATTGCCCCATCCGCGATCGCAGCCTTGGGACTAACTGTGCAGCGTGAAACCTATTTGATTTGGGACAAAACTACTGGTAAACCACTCCATAGAGCCATCGTCTGGCAAGATCGGCGCACTGCTCCCCTTTGCCACCAATTACAAGAGCAAGGTTATGCTAATGAAATTTACGATCGCACCGGATTAATCATCGATGCCTACTTTTCTGCTACTAAGCTCAGGTGGTTATTAGACAAGTTTACAGATGTTGACCTGAATAATGTCTTAGCAGGCACTATTGATACCTGGGTGCTGTGGAACCTCACAGGTGGCATCCATGCTACTGACCACAGCAACGCCAGTCGGACAATGTTAATGAATCTCAAAACATGTGACTGGGATGAGAATTTACTTGAACTCTTTCAGATTCCGGCGCATATTTTGCCCCAAATTCAGCCGAGTTTAGGAGTATTTGGAGTCACTGATGCTACTTTGTTGGGCGCTGAAATTCCAATTACTGCCATCTTGGGAGATCAACAAGCTGCTCTATTTGGTCATGGCTGCGATCGCCCCGGTCTAATGAAATGTACTTATGGAACTGGTAGCTTTTTGGTTGCTCATACAGGCGATCAAATTGTGCGCTCGCACCATCAACTTATTTCTACGGTGGCATGGACACAAGCAAATCTAAGGGGAACTTTAGATGTAGGCTATGCCTTAGAAGGTAGTATGTTCACTAGTGGAGCTTGTATTCAATGGTTACGCGATCGCCTGAAGCTGATTAAAACTGCTGCTGAAAGTGAAGCGATGGCAAATCAGGTAAGAGATAATGGCGGAGTCTACTTTGTGCCTGCATTTAGTGGGCTGGGCGCACCTTACTGGGATATGAGCGCGAGGGGAGCCTTTTTCGGCATTACCGCCAGTGTACAACCAGAGCATCTAGTTCGGGCGGTGTTGGAAGCGATCGCTTATCAAGTTCTGGAGGTGGTGCAAGCAATTAATGCATCTAGCAGTACTCCAGTTGGGCGATTAACCGTAGATGGTGGAGCTTGCGAGAATAATTTTCTGATGCAGTTCCAGGCTGATGTTTTAGGTATTCCAGTTGAACGGCCGATAATGCGCGATACGACCGTTCAGGGTGCAGCATTTGCAGCAGGTTTAGCAATAGGATTTTGGGAGAGCTATGAAGCGTTGGTGCAGCAACGGCAAATTGAACGTGTGTTTGAGCCGGGGAGTGATGCTCCATTGTCCAACTTTGCTACTTGGCAAAAGGCAGTGAAACGCACTCTCGCTTGGGAGGAATAG
- the argC gene encoding N-acetyl-gamma-glutamyl-phosphate reductase, with the protein MTKPKIFIDGESGTTGLQIYSRLNQRDDIELVSIEASKRRDATERAKLINAVDVVILCLPDDAAREAVSLVSSTTVKILDASSAHRTANNWVYGFPELNPGQREKIASAQFVSNPGCYPTGFLACIRPLIAKGLLKSNFPITVNAVSGYSGGGKNLIKQYHTFHEQEAGSESLYPYGIYGLQFGHKHVKEMHYYSELASPPLFVPAVGDFEQGMLVQVPLPLGTLDNPPSGEVIHQTIVNYYQSEKFVQVAPYQDSTLLRDGIFLDAIAMNGTNIVQVFVFANDTTKEALLVARLDNLGKGASGAAIQNLNIMLGFPEELGLL; encoded by the coding sequence ATTACTAAACCTAAGATTTTCATTGATGGGGAATCGGGAACCACAGGCTTACAAATTTACTCACGCCTTAATCAACGGGATGATATCGAGTTAGTTAGCATTGAGGCATCTAAACGTAGAGATGCAACTGAGCGAGCTAAACTAATCAATGCCGTCGATGTTGTCATTCTCTGCCTACCTGATGACGCAGCCCGCGAAGCTGTTAGCTTAGTAAGTAGTACTACGGTTAAAATCCTTGATGCCAGTAGTGCCCATCGCACAGCTAATAACTGGGTATATGGCTTTCCTGAACTAAATCCAGGACAGCGAGAGAAAATCGCCAGCGCCCAGTTTGTCAGCAATCCAGGATGTTATCCCACAGGATTTTTAGCCTGTATCCGTCCGTTGATTGCCAAGGGACTTTTAAAGAGTAATTTTCCCATCACCGTTAATGCAGTGTCAGGTTACTCTGGTGGCGGAAAGAATCTCATCAAACAATATCATACCTTCCACGAACAGGAAGCTGGCTCAGAGTCACTTTATCCTTATGGCATCTACGGTTTGCAGTTTGGACATAAGCACGTCAAGGAAATGCATTATTACTCAGAGTTAGCATCGCCACCGCTATTCGTACCGGCAGTAGGGGATTTTGAGCAAGGGATGCTGGTTCAAGTGCCTTTGCCGTTGGGGACTTTGGATAATCCACCATCAGGAGAGGTTATTCATCAAACAATTGTTAACTACTACCAAAGTGAAAAATTTGTGCAGGTTGCTCCATACCAAGATTCTACTCTGCTGCGAGACGGAATATTTTTGGATGCGATCGCAATGAACGGCACCAATATTGTTCAGGTTTTTGTATTCGCAAATGACACTACCAAAGAAGCATTGCTAGTTGCTCGTCTCGACAACTTGGGCAAAGGTGCATCGGGAGCCGCAATCCAAAACCTAAACATCATGCTAGGCTTTCCAGAAGAATTGGGATTGTTATGA
- a CDS encoding pentapeptide repeat-containing protein: protein MANREHLALLKAGAVTWIEWRKKNPQIEPDLSAANLQGDNLRGANLQGVNLSKVDLGNALLVRANLSGADLSSANLYKAFLVEANLSDANLTVANLSGAILTQADLSHANFIGADLSEANLRGAAIAHANLIGTDLRGANLRDADLGAAKLMRTNLSFANLIEANLIAADLSEASLYEAEVLGAYLYKTDLYKANLNKAHFSGAYLLQANLSEADLSQADLSWTNLRGANLAGANLREANLRGADIRGANLNGVNLQEAIMPDASKHH from the coding sequence ATGGCAAATCGAGAGCATCTAGCTTTACTGAAAGCAGGTGCAGTTACATGGATTGAGTGGAGAAAGAAAAATCCTCAGATTGAACCAGACCTCAGCGCCGCAAACCTGCAAGGGGATAATCTCAGGGGCGCAAACCTCCAGGGGGTAAACTTGAGCAAGGTAGATTTGGGTAATGCTTTACTCGTGCGAGCAAATCTTAGTGGTGCTGACCTGAGTAGTGCCAACCTCTACAAAGCCTTCCTCGTTGAGGCTAACTTGAGTGATGCTAACTTGACTGTTGCTAACTTGAGTGGTGCTATACTTACGCAGGCAGATTTGAGTCATGCTAATTTTATTGGAGCTGACTTGAGTGAGGCGAATCTTAGAGGCGCTGCGATCGCTCATGCTAATCTAATTGGAACCGACTTAAGAGGCGCTAACTTGAGAGATGCCGATTTAGGTGCAGCGAAACTAATGCGGACTAATCTCTCTTTTGCCAACCTCATTGAAGCTAACTTAATTGCGGCTGACCTCAGCGAAGCGAGTTTGTACGAGGCGGAAGTATTGGGGGCTTATCTTTACAAAACTGACCTTTACAAAGCTAATCTAAACAAGGCTCACTTCAGTGGTGCTTACCTATTGCAGGCTAACTTAAGTGAAGCTGATTTGAGTCAAGCTGACTTGAGTTGGACTAACCTCAGAGGCGCGAATTTAGCAGGCGCGAATCTCAGAGAAGCTAACCTTAGAGGAGCCGACATTAGAGGAGCTAACCTCAACGGCGTAAATCTTCAGGAGGCAATTATGCCTGACGCTTCAAAACACCATTAA
- a CDS encoding ABC transporter ATP-binding protein — protein MAKSRRIAKLTAYLRPHWREASLGILALLSVNALGVYIPWLIRAGVDKLSTTFSWNQILHYVVIIVLLSSAMWLMRMASRIWLFGVGRQVEFDLKQRIFEHLLKLEPAYFASNTAGDLINRATSDVDNIKRLLGFAVLSLANTVFAYALTLPVMLAISVDLTLASLAVYPFMLLLVSLFSDRLRKQQAAVQEQLSDISELIQEDISGIALIKIYAQEANERRAFAKKNQQLLTANLELAKLRNTLFPLIGGLANVSSLVIIWLGAARMSSGTLQVGDFLALLIYVERLVFPTAILGFTITAYQRGEVSIDRLESILSVTPKIQDTPDAIHLPVAELKGEVTAKNLTYTYPGSATPALENVNFTIAPGETVAVVGAIGSGKSTLANALPRLLDIESGQLFLDGVDITKIALGDLRGAIAYVPQDSFLFSTTIKNNIRYGDPVSEQEQIESVAKLAQIESEINNFPQQYETLVGERGITLSGGQRQRTALARAMLVNAPVLILDDALSSVDNQTATQILKNLSGGSIRKTVIFITHQLSAAAAADRIFVMEKGKIVEIGNHLQLLEQKGLYRTLWSQHQVEELLH, from the coding sequence ATGGCAAAATCTCGACGAATCGCTAAACTCACTGCTTACCTACGTCCCCATTGGCGGGAGGCGTCTTTAGGCATTCTCGCTTTGTTGTCTGTCAATGCACTGGGCGTTTATATCCCTTGGTTGATTCGTGCTGGTGTTGATAAACTCTCGACAACCTTTAGCTGGAACCAAATACTACATTACGTAGTAATTATTGTCTTGCTCAGTTCGGCGATGTGGCTAATGCGGATGGCATCCCGTATTTGGCTATTTGGGGTGGGGCGTCAAGTGGAATTTGACCTGAAACAACGGATTTTTGAACACTTACTCAAGCTGGAGCCGGCTTATTTTGCTAGTAATACTGCTGGCGATTTGATTAATCGGGCTACCAGTGATGTGGACAATATCAAGCGTTTGTTGGGTTTTGCTGTCTTGAGTTTGGCAAATACGGTATTTGCCTACGCCCTGACACTGCCAGTAATGCTGGCAATTAGTGTGGATCTCACACTAGCCTCCCTGGCAGTGTACCCTTTTATGCTCTTGTTAGTGAGTCTATTTAGCGATCGCTTACGTAAACAACAAGCAGCAGTCCAAGAGCAACTCTCTGACATCAGCGAACTCATCCAAGAGGATATCAGTGGCATTGCCTTAATTAAAATCTATGCCCAAGAGGCAAACGAGCGTCGAGCCTTCGCCAAGAAAAATCAGCAGCTATTGACTGCTAACCTAGAACTGGCAAAACTCCGAAATACACTGTTTCCGCTAATTGGCGGGCTAGCCAATGTCAGCTCGTTGGTAATCATCTGGCTAGGGGCGGCGCGGATGTCTTCTGGGACGCTTCAGGTTGGCGATTTTTTAGCACTGTTAATTTATGTAGAGCGTCTAGTTTTCCCCACAGCCATTTTAGGATTCACAATTACAGCCTACCAACGAGGTGAAGTTAGTATCGATCGCCTTGAATCTATTCTCTCTGTCACACCAAAAATTCAAGACACACCCGATGCCATACATCTACCTGTGGCTGAACTTAAAGGGGAAGTGACAGCTAAAAATCTCACCTATACTTACCCTGGTTCCGCTACTCCAGCCCTAGAAAATGTTAACTTTACCATTGCTCCCGGAGAAACCGTCGCAGTTGTTGGGGCAATTGGTTCGGGAAAATCCACTTTGGCAAATGCTTTGCCGCGCTTATTGGATATTGAATCAGGACAATTGTTTTTAGATGGGGTGGATATTACTAAGATAGCTTTGGGAGATTTGCGAGGTGCGATCGCCTACGTTCCTCAAGATAGTTTTCTATTTAGCACTACAATCAAAAATAATATCCGCTACGGTGATCCAGTTAGCGAACAAGAGCAGATAGAATCTGTCGCTAAACTTGCCCAAATTGAATCAGAAATTAACAATTTTCCCCAGCAATACGAAACCCTTGTTGGTGAACGCGGTATTACTCTTTCTGGCGGTCAACGACAACGTACTGCCTTAGCTAGGGCTATGCTGGTCAACGCTCCAGTATTAATTTTGGATGATGCCCTCTCTAGTGTGGATAATCAAACAGCCACGCAAATCCTTAAAAATCTCTCTGGTGGTAGTATACGCAAAACAGTAATTTTCATTACGCATCAATTATCTGCGGCGGCGGCGGCTGACCGAATTTTTGTGATGGAAAAGGGAAAAATTGTCGAGATAGGCAATCACTTACAGCTGTTGGAACAAAAGGGTTTATATAGAACTTTGTGGAGCCAGCATCAAGTTGAAGAATTACTCCATTAA
- a CDS encoding MFS transporter, whose translation MLNSEIQKNLHHNLTVNVIDSAFFGLATGFASYITIIPLFVSGFTNSALLIGLIPAIPRLGWQLPQLLTADKIARLQYYKPTVMWLTINQKLPFFALALVALLQRKLNSQTILHLTFAILIWQGLGGGFSATAWQSMVAKIVPSGRLGIFYGALAAAANLMSIFGALIAGLLLKQIAQPFNFALCFLCASVAMALSWFFMSRTREPVSNSLSTIETRREFWDSLSVILRCDKNFRYFVITRMLSQLALMPLPFYTLYAVHQHWMGEASIGLITGVLMVTQTIAGLVLGWVGDRWGNKLVLEAGSVVCAFTSVLAGLAPNVNCFYLVFIGAGIGMISLQNVAAVMTLEFGNQRQRPAYIGLGNTLVAPATILAPLLGGWIVDNIDYKTAFLVAAIGGLVTALLLHVAVSDPRYLEQNFSNHSVKVLPE comes from the coding sequence ATGCTTAATTCTGAAATTCAAAAAAACCTTCATCATAACTTAACTGTCAATGTTATTGACAGTGCATTTTTTGGCTTGGCAACTGGTTTTGCCTCCTATATTACAATTATTCCTCTATTTGTTAGCGGTTTTACTAATTCTGCATTGCTCATCGGTCTAATACCAGCTATTCCGCGTTTAGGTTGGCAACTACCTCAGCTATTAACAGCTGATAAAATAGCTCGACTACAGTATTACAAACCAACTGTAATGTGGTTGACAATTAACCAAAAACTTCCTTTTTTTGCATTAGCATTGGTCGCTTTATTACAGCGAAAACTCAATAGCCAAACTATCTTACATTTGACATTTGCTATACTCATTTGGCAAGGATTAGGTGGCGGATTTAGTGCTACTGCTTGGCAGAGCATGGTTGCTAAAATTGTTCCCTCTGGAAGGCTGGGGATTTTTTACGGTGCTTTAGCGGCGGCTGCTAATCTGATGAGTATTTTTGGTGCTCTGATAGCTGGTTTACTGCTCAAGCAAATTGCCCAGCCATTTAACTTTGCTCTCTGTTTTTTGTGTGCTAGCGTTGCGATGGCTCTATCTTGGTTTTTTATGTCTAGGACGCGAGAGCCAGTAAGTAACTCATTATCTACCATTGAAACTAGACGTGAATTTTGGGACAGTCTTAGTGTGATTCTCCGGTGCGATAAAAATTTCCGTTACTTTGTGATCACACGTATGCTTTCACAATTAGCATTGATGCCACTTCCCTTCTATACACTCTATGCCGTACACCAACATTGGATGGGAGAAGCATCTATTGGGTTAATTACTGGTGTACTGATGGTAACGCAAACTATTGCCGGATTGGTTTTAGGTTGGGTAGGCGATCGCTGGGGTAACAAGTTGGTCTTGGAGGCTGGTTCTGTTGTTTGTGCGTTCACTTCGGTTTTAGCTGGGCTTGCACCAAATGTAAACTGTTTTTACTTGGTGTTTATAGGAGCGGGGATAGGTATGATCTCTCTACAAAATGTTGCTGCGGTAATGACCTTAGAGTTTGGTAACCAGCGCCAACGACCAGCCTATATTGGTCTTGGCAATACCCTTGTCGCCCCTGCCACAATTCTTGCTCCCCTTTTAGGTGGATGGATAGTAGACAATATTGACTATAAAACTGCCTTCTTGGTGGCAGCTATAGGTGGATTAGTTACAGCACTGCTTTTGCACGTAGCAGTAAGCGATCCACGTTATCTGGAACAAAATTTTAGTAACCATTCAGTTAAAGTATTGCCTGAGTAG